A region of the Candidatus Nezhaarchaeota archaeon genome:
CGTCGAACTCGCGCCCACGCTCGGGGGCTAGCTCTTTCTCAGCGAACTCGCGAGCAGCCTCCTTAACCTCAGCTTGGCTCTTAGTTAGCTCGAAGGACAAGCTTACACCCAGCACCTCCTCCTCGGCCCAGTCCTTTAAGCGTTAAGAGGGGGCGTAGCAGCTGAAGGCCCTACCTAGGCCAAGCCCACTACTCGTACCTCAAGGCTACGGCCGGCGGTATTTTCGAGGCCTTGTAGGCTGGCAGCGTCCCGCCGACGAGGCCCACGGCGATCGTGAGGGCTAGGGTCTGCGCTATTAGGTCCATGGTTATCTTCGGGCTCACGACTAACGTCAGCCCCAGGCCTCTAATCGCGAAGCCCTGGGAGGACAGGACGTGGGCCCCGACGGCCCCGAGCGCTATGCCCGCTGAGCCCCCGATTAAGCTCATCACCACGGCCTCCATTAAGATCAGGAGGAGGACGTGGACGTTCGTGTACCCTATGGCCTTCATCACCCCTATCTCGCGAGTCCTCTCCATCACCGAGGTTATCATGGTCGCGGCTACGCCGGCAATAGCGACGGCGAACGCTGAGAGGGATGTAGAGAAGTTTATGAAGTTTATTGCGCCGGTGATGCTTGAGACCGTCTCTGCTATTGAGCTGAACGCTATAACTTGCACTCTATCCTCGTACCTCCTCCTTAAGGCTGAGGTCACG
Encoded here:
- a CDS encoding ABC transporter permease — translated: VKRGAEEVKATLFAVDYGLLFEAVGSLKIREGGVPTEAIRAIVGRKVAFKDSGEQYFTLDDVVSVSIPRIEEGRIVGRRSVNFRVGAILEEYGGALIVDPDSSIFLSPEAGRRLLGMKEWSGVLILAHDASYVKDVTSALRRRYEDRVQVIAFSSIAETVSSITGAINFINFSTSLSAFAVAIAGVAATMITSVMERTREIGVMKAIGYTNVHVLLLILMEAVVMSLIGGSAGIALGAVGAHVLSSQGFAIRGLGLTLVVSPKITMDLIAQTLALTIAVGLVGGTLPAYKASKIPPAVALRYE